A section of the Rhodobacteraceae bacterium M382 genome encodes:
- the flgD gene encoding flagellar hook assembly protein FlgD (acts as a scaffold for the assembly of hook proteins onto the flagellar basal body rod; Rhodobacter sphaeroides has 2 copies of many flagellar genes; the Rhodobacter protein in this cluster is associated with a set of flagellar genes acquired by lateral gene transfer; these genes are not normally expressed) gives MVNAVSQVQTTTTPQPAATNTSALTSDFETFLKMLTAQARYQDPLEPIDSTEYAAQLAQFSMVEQQVKTNDSLTSLVGSIGTSQFSAMSNWVGMEARAAMPGHFDGSPITISPNPAAVSDSVELVVTDSSGAEVQRLPLPVSAEPYHWDGLNSSGAAFPSGNYSFTVESRQGGDVILTEPAQIYARVQEAQIQNGEVILILPGGQAILSSAVTALREPV, from the coding sequence ATGGTAAACGCAGTTTCGCAGGTACAGACAACGACCACTCCGCAACCCGCAGCAACCAATACGTCTGCGTTGACTTCTGATTTCGAAACATTCTTGAAAATGCTCACGGCGCAAGCCCGTTACCAGGATCCGTTGGAACCGATCGATTCCACGGAATATGCGGCGCAACTGGCCCAATTTTCCATGGTTGAGCAGCAAGTAAAGACCAACGATTCTCTTACGTCGTTGGTTGGGTCGATCGGAACGTCTCAATTTTCGGCAATGTCGAATTGGGTTGGGATGGAAGCCAGGGCGGCAATGCCGGGTCATTTTGACGGAAGCCCGATAACGATTTCACCTAATCCGGCTGCGGTTTCGGACAGTGTGGAGCTGGTGGTCACGGACAGCAGCGGAGCAGAGGTTCAAAGATTACCGCTTCCTGTTTCCGCGGAGCCGTATCACTGGGATGGGTTGAACAGCTCAGGCGCTGCATTTCCCTCGGGCAATTACAGTTTCACTGTCGAAAGCCGACAAGGCGGTGACGTCATCCTAACCGAACCGGCGCAGATTTATGCGCGTGTACAGGAAGCGCAGATACAAAATGGAGAAGTGATCTTGATCCTTCCGGGCGGGCAGGCGATCTTGTCCTCTGCGGTAACGGCGCTTCGCGAACCAGTTTAA